A stretch of DNA from Candidatus Cloacimonadota bacterium:
ATGAAAAAACCAGCATTCATAATATTGCCGAACAGTGTGGTCTTTCCAAGGGTGCCCTCTATCACCATTTCAAATCCAAGGAAGAAGTTTTAAAAACTATATGCTATCGACATTATGTGAAATTGAAAGAAACATTCCTTCCTATAGCTAAAGATAAGCAGGCTACTTTATTAGAAAAAATGAATAGAATTATGACAATTGCCCGAAATTCTCAAATGAATAATGCTGCTGCTACTTTCTCTAAAAAAGAATCATCAGAATCAAGCGGAATAGAAAACGCAGCTTTAAGTAAACTTTTTGATTCCTACAATGAAAGGATCTATATTGAAATTTTTGCTCCGATCTTTGCAGAAGGAAAAAGAAAAAGAGAATGTAATTTCCCATGTTCAGCTGAAGCAATGGCTGTTTTCATACATAGCCTGGATACAGGAACAAGTGAACAACTTAATCGTATTCTACACGAAGAGGATTTAGATTCTGCAGAAGAACGGATAAAAGATATTGCAAACGGTTTCATTTTTGCTTTGTCACAACTTCTTGATATTGATGAAAAAACTCTTTCGGAAGCCACCTTAATGGACAAGATGGTTAAACAGTATATAGAAATTCTAAATAATAAAAAATAGAAAAAAAAAGGAGATGTTATCATGAAAAAAAATCACTGGATATCGTTAATAATTATACTTACATTAACGATACCGTTAGTTGCTCAAAACGAAATTGAGGAAAAGGGGATCAATTATATTCCATTAGTAAAATATGATTTCCTTTCTTTAGATGCACAAAATATTCATTCACCCGGTTGTGGCTTAGTGATTATGAGCAAGAATACAATGTTTGTGGGACTTTATACTCAACATAAATTTGAAAAGTCTCTTAGGTTGGATTATCCTGCAACATATCATTCTATTGATATCCTATTTGATGCCAGTAAAGGTCGACATCAATATCTGGGAATTTTCAAAAGCGAATCCGATCAACCGGTTTATGGCGGTTTACATACTTTTCAAGCTTCTGCGGCATACGGATATGAATTAATTCAAAAGAAGAATCTTTCACTTGTGCTTGGTGGTGGGATTGCGGTTAGTGATTTCGGAATTGAGGTTTCAGATGGTAAACCTTTACCGGTTATACCTGTACCGCTTATCCGGGCAAAATATGAATCACAATTTATTAAAACAAAATTTGAATTTTTAACAGGGCCTAATTTTGATCTTACAATTGGACCCCAAAGTCAATTTAGATGGGTGAATGAATGCAGACTGGATCAGTTTAGAGATAGTAGAGATCTAATCTTCGAAAGTACATTGAATTATCGGTTTTTCCCAATAGATCATCAAATGGGTGATTTTGCAGGTATTGCAGTGGGTATAAAAAACGATAATTATGGGGCTTTCGATCTGGGAGAACATAATAAGAACTATCCAGAAGATGAAGAAACATTTGAAACACATTACAATTCTGTTTTTGGAGTGCTTGATCTTACTCTCTTAAAAATAACAGGAGGATATGCCTTTAACGGTAGAGAATTGTACCGTGAAGAAGATACTGAAGATACTGGGGAAGGCTACTTTTTATCAATAGAAGGAATGTATCAGTTTTAATAAAGAGGTTATGAAATTATGCAAAAAATAATGAAAATATTACTTATCCTTATTTCTTTGAATTTTGGAATGGCATTATATCCGCAAAACTCAGATCGATCAGCTGCTTTGAAAACAGAATTTCAAAGAGAACTCGCATCTCTATATGAGCAATATGATTTTCCCGGTGCTACAGCTGCTTATATCTTACCTGACGGCTCAGTTGAAACCTTTGCAGTAGGTTATGCTGATGTTGAAAATAACCTGAAAATGAAACCGGGATCAAGAATGTTGGCAGCAAGTATAGGAAAGACGTTTGTCGGGGCAACTGTGCTGGCACTTGCTCAGGAAAAAGTTCTAAGCCTTGATGATCCCATATCCAAATGGTTAAGTAACGAGCCCTGGTTCTCAGATCTTCCCAATCACAACGAGATTACAATTCGTCAGCTTCTTAATCATACATCGGGAATAGGAAACCATGTTTATGAAGAAGCTTTTGCAGAGGCTTTCAAAAAAAACTGGCAGACAGGCAAGAATCCATTTACACCTGAAAAATTGATTTCCTATATTCTGAAAAAAGAACCTTTATTTCAGCCTGGAAAGGGATGGTCTTACAGCGATACCGGCTACATTATAACTGGATTGATCATTGAAAAAGTTACCGGCAACAGTTATTATCAGGAAGTCAAAGATAGATTTCTTGAGCCGCTGAATTTAGCAAAAACGGAACCGTCAAATTCTCTTGAATTAGAGAATCTCGCTGCAGGATATATGGCAGCTGACAACAGCTTCAATCTGCCAGCTAAAACAACTGGTGAACCTGAAGTTATGGTATGGCATCCGGGTATTGAATGGACAGGTGGCGGATTGATAAGCAATCCTGGTGATCTGGTTATCTGGGGCAAATCCTTGTATGAAGGAAAGGCAATGAAAGGTAACTATACAGAAGAACTTCTGAAATTCGTTCCTGTAAGTACTGAATCTCAAGATACTCAATATGCGATTGCCGTAGCTCTTTATAAGAGCGATGAATTTGGAAACGTATACGGGCACAGCGGCTGGATACCGGGCTACAGTTCAAAGCTGCGTTATTATCCTGAGTATAAGACAGCTATAGCCTTTCAGATCAATACAGATATCGGCATAGTCGATGATTCAACAAAGCTATTTGAAGAAATGGAAGCTAATTTAGCTGTAACTGTTATTAAACACATAAAAAAATAAAAAAAAGTGGAGAGAAAATGAAAAACAAAAACCAAGAATTTAGAGCAAATTTTAGAAAAAGAGTTTATGATCTTAAACTCAGAAGGAGTAATTATGAACAATAGTGAATCTATGGAAAACCGTAAAAAACTGTCAGCCGTTTCTCTGGTGCCTTTCTTCCTTATTACCTTTGTTATTGCCTGGGGCGTTCTGGGACTATACGTCTTTTATAACGAAGGTATGACAAAGGTATTCGGGCAGTTGAGTGGAACGCATCCACTGTTCTTTCTTGCAGTCTGGGCTCCTGCTATAGCAGCCTTTGCTGTTATTACAATAAAACAAGGCTTTTCAGGTCTAAAGCGTTTCATTGCGCGAATTAAAATATTCAAGTGTAGTGTGAGCTGGTGTCTGTTTATATTTGTTGCCATTCCACTTGTCTTTTATGTAGGAGCAGCTATAAAGGGAACCCTTTTCACAGAGCCATTTCCGATTTCGGGAGGTATATTGTCAATATTGACTGCCTTGATTTTATCTGTAATCATGGGTCCTATTGAAGAGTTCGGTTGGCGGGGTTTTGCCCTTCCTTTGATGCAGAGACATATCGCTCCTTTATGGGCTGGGATAATACTCGGTTTTATCTGGGGAATATGGCATCTTCCTGCATTTTTGATAAGTGGAACTCAGCAGAGTGCCTGGTCGTTCGCACCCTTTTTTCTTGGCACTATCGCGATAAGCGTGCTTGCAACGGCACTGTTTAATGCATCCAAAGGAAGTATTTTATTAGCTGCTATATTGCATTTTCAGTTCATGAATCCCATCTGGCCGGATGCTCAGCCCTACGATTCATATTTATTAATAGTTGTCACTGCAGTTGTAGTATGGCTCAACCGGAAAACAATGTTTACGCGAAGTGGCTCAATTACAACTGTAGTTTCTGAAAGTGATTTGAATAACGGGTGATGCTTTAAATAAGATAATTAGGTTTACTCTGGCAACCTAGTTATCATTTTTTGAAATTTTAGGTGTCACTTTTTAAGTGTAAAACATAATAACTAAAAAGAGACACCCAAGACTTCAACGTGAAAAAACGATCGAAAATTCGGTTTTCTTATTAGTAGTTATTAAGAAAATAGAAAACAATTATTTTATCATCGGTTATGATGGTATGATAAAATTTTAAAATAAAACCGTAGAGAATCTTTTTTTGATACTAAAGATGAAGAAGTGCAAGATATTCTATATGTATTTAAATGCAAAAAGGATACAGAATTCTGCATCCTTTTTGTCGCAATAAGTTGTTTTTTATGGATTAGGGGGTTACACTAACCAGATCTTCAAATCCAGAATCCCCTTCAACAGCAATTGCTCTAAGTAATCCAACACCTGCTGCATAGAATTTGTGTTCAACGACTCCAGGTTCAAGGGGAGTCCATTCAGCGATTTGCAGGCAATTTTCGAAGGTACCATAAGGAACAGTTACTGTTTCAGACAAGCTGATTATCTGGCCGCAATCCTCAGCTTCATCTTCATAATATTCCTGCCGATACCAAGTTCCAACAATTGGTTCAGCCATCATAATTATACCTGGCAAAGCACCATCTACTCCAGCTTCCCAGGAACCATGTGTACTAACGACTTGACTGTCTTCGATCTCTTCCGAGTATTCTCCAAAATACCAGATATTGCCATCCAGGTCTTGAGCATACCAATCATCAGTATCTTCAACCATTTCACCATTTTCATATTCTACAGCTCTAACCACGATACAGGTTACACCCATTATCACTACAGTTGAATCAGTTACGAATTCATCCACAACCACAGGTTCACCATCTTCATTTTCTCCTTCATAATGCATAGTTGAACCTACGTCAAGAGGATAAAAGGCATTTCCAGTAATATTATCAGTAAAATTTGCCGGATCAATATCAACATTATAGGGTTGGTCACTTGGATTGGTTGGACTTGTAGGACACTCATCATCACAACATCCTGATAAGATGAATAGTGTTGTCAGGATCAGTATTATTGTTATACTAGATCTCATTACATCCTCCTTAATCATCCTTTTCTTCATTTGTTTGATCGTCTTCACTTTCCAATTCGATTTCACCTTCGTTGGAAATTTCGATTACTACATTTTTTCCATCCATTGTACCCTCAATCTCATAAAAGATTTCTCTAATTTCTTCTACTTCTACGACCTGAAGTCCAGGATATTTCTCCTTCAGAATTTTTTGAGAGATTTCAGGGATAGCATCTAACTCGATTTCTTTCTTGATCTCTACTAAAGTTCCATCCTGAGTGAAGATGTAACTGATTTCGAGATCACCTTCTTCGATAGAGATTTCGTAACAGGAAATACTCTCAGATTCTTCTTCCATTTCGATTTCCAGGATCATATCAATTTCTGCTAAATCTTCAAAAGATCTCTGCACGGGTTGGGGAAGTTCTGCAAAACTAATCATATCAGAATCTTCCGATTCATCTGCAGCTGTAAATGCAGAAATTAACAATACAGCAAGTAAAACGAGACACTTCAAATATTTCATAAGCCCTCCAGATATTCTTAAGATTAGAATAACGATAATATCTTAAATCACCATTAATATAAAATTAAAACTCTATGTAAATGTGATTATAAATAGAAGCTAATTGATTGATAAACTAGAAGTTATAATAACCTGATAAATAATTGTAAAAAATTAAAATAAGTTAATCATTATTAATTGGTGCTATCAACGTAAAAATACAGCCCAAGGGTGACGAGTTCTTCAGTTTGATGGTGATTTTATGTAACTCAGCGATCTTTTTTGCTAAAGCCAGACCTAAACCGGAACTTTTCGACTTTGTGGGTTGGAACATATCATCAATACGGAAAAATCTTTCAAATATTTTATCTTGAAATTCTTTGCTTACTCCCGGTCCGCTGTCTTGAACATTGATCTTTATTTTATCTTTTTCTTGATTACAGAAAATCGTGATTTTTCCATTTTTAGGAGAATATTTAATAGCATTTTCCAGAATATTACTGAATAGCCTGATCAGAAGAGTTTTATCTCCATAAATGCTGAAAGAAGGTATTTCTCGAATTTCTATACTCTGATTTTTCTGGGTAGCCAGACAATGTAGATTTTCAAATGTTTCCAATATCAACTCATTCAGATCTACAGCTTCAAATTCTGGTAATTGGCGAGAAGCATCAAGGTTCGCCAGCAGCAGCAGATTATCAATTATCGCCTGCAGTTTAATCACTTCTTCTACTAAGCTATTCAAGGTTCTTATATATTCTTCTTTTGATCTGGAGTGACGCAGGATCACTTCTATTTCACCCCTTATAACGGTTAAAGGTGTTTTAAGCTCGTGCGAAACATCAATAGAAAACTGCTTCGTTAAAATGAATGATCTTTCTAATCGATCAATAAGGTTATTGAAGGTTTCTATCAATTTTCCAATTTCATCTTTTCCGCTTATGGACTTTATTCTTAAACTAAAATCTTTAGCGGTTATCTTATTCACGTCTTCCACAATATTGGTTACAGGTTTGAAGGCAGTTTTTATCAAAAAATACCCAAATATGGAAAGGATTAGTAAAAAAAGCGGTGAAGCTATCATTAAACTTGTGAAAATTCGTTTTAAATCATTATGAAAATTATTAGTAGTTTCTGCAATCTGCAGTACAAATTTGTTTCCCAGATGATCCGTGATGTAGAGGTTGATCAGTATTAATTCCTGTGATTTTTCGAAATAGTATTCATTCTTGGATGATTTATTTCTTATTACTTTCTGCACCAGCTC
This window harbors:
- a CDS encoding HAMP domain-containing protein, with protein sequence MKNYSIRVRLTIFFTATVVIIIILFDLLIFLSFKNNLLNNIESLLLSSCSIITGEIFKQDISGKLIEDDIEYEDEISNISELFPVETAELIESMGHIAQLLDVQDTEKPVIIARSHLNENMKIPANSELVQKVIRNKSSKNEYYFEKSQELILINLYITDHLGNKFVLQIAETTNNFHNDLKRIFTSLMIASPLFLLILSIFGYFLIKTAFKPVTNIVEDVNKITAKDFSLRIKSISGKDEIGKLIETFNNLIDRLERSFILTKQFSIDVSHELKTPLTVIRGEIEVILRHSRSKEEYIRTLNSLVEEVIKLQAIIDNLLLLANLDASRQLPEFEAVDLNELILETFENLHCLATQKNQSIEIREIPSFSIYGDKTLLIRLFSNILENAIKYSPKNGKITIFCNQEKDKIKINVQDSGPGVSKEFQDKIFERFFRIDDMFQPTKSKSSGLGLALAKKIAELHKITIKLKNSSPLGCIFTLIAPINND
- a CDS encoding CPBP family intramembrane metalloprotease; the protein is MNNSESMENRKKLSAVSLVPFFLITFVIAWGVLGLYVFYNEGMTKVFGQLSGTHPLFFLAVWAPAIAAFAVITIKQGFSGLKRFIARIKIFKCSVSWCLFIFVAIPLVFYVGAAIKGTLFTEPFPISGGILSILTALILSVIMGPIEEFGWRGFALPLMQRHIAPLWAGIILGFIWGIWHLPAFLISGTQQSAWSFAPFFLGTIAISVLATALFNASKGSILLAAILHFQFMNPIWPDAQPYDSYLLIVVTAVVVWLNRKTMFTRSGSITTVVSESDLNNG
- a CDS encoding TetR/AcrR family transcriptional regulator, with amino-acid sequence MNKRKEQKENTIADILRVSQELFHKQGYEKTSIHNIAEQCGLSKGALYHHFKSKEEVLKTICYRHYVKLKETFLPIAKDKQATLLEKMNRIMTIARNSQMNNAAATFSKKESSESSGIENAALSKLFDSYNERIYIEIFAPIFAEGKRKRECNFPCSAEAMAVFIHSLDTGTSEQLNRILHEEDLDSAEERIKDIANGFIFALSQLLDIDEKTLSEATLMDKMVKQYIEILNNKK
- a CDS encoding beta-lactamase family protein — encoded protein: MKILLILISLNFGMALYPQNSDRSAALKTEFQRELASLYEQYDFPGATAAYILPDGSVETFAVGYADVENNLKMKPGSRMLAASIGKTFVGATVLALAQEKVLSLDDPISKWLSNEPWFSDLPNHNEITIRQLLNHTSGIGNHVYEEAFAEAFKKNWQTGKNPFTPEKLISYILKKEPLFQPGKGWSYSDTGYIITGLIIEKVTGNSYYQEVKDRFLEPLNLAKTEPSNSLELENLAAGYMAADNSFNLPAKTTGEPEVMVWHPGIEWTGGGLISNPGDLVIWGKSLYEGKAMKGNYTEELLKFVPVSTESQDTQYAIAVALYKSDEFGNVYGHSGWIPGYSSKLRYYPEYKTAIAFQINTDIGIVDDSTKLFEEMEANLAVTVIKHIKK